In the Juglans microcarpa x Juglans regia isolate MS1-56 chromosome 6D, Jm3101_v1.0, whole genome shotgun sequence genome, one interval contains:
- the LOC121233935 gene encoding AAA-ATPase ASD, mitochondrial-like has translation MLPTTVSELWASVISALGSIVLLWTLYPQYFPKELRRYFNKYTSIIINYFNPYINISFSEASEDRFKRSDAYLTVETYLSAKAPKTAKRLKAELGKDNSKVVLSLDVHQTVADEFRGVKIWWEVKQEVKTSRSFYNPRQETTMSYMLTFHKRYRDLIIESYLEHVMKEGKEIGVRNRQRKLYTNCSNEKSPWYMMKRSMWSSIFFEHPASFERIGMDPETKQEIVDDLWTFSKSKNYYEKIGKPWKRGYLLYGPPGTGKSTMIAAIANLLDYDVYDLELTAVKDNTELRKLLIETTAKSIIVIEDIDCSLDLTGQRKKKTKKSSDDDDENEIPEKGAKEEEKSNKVTLSGLLNVIDGLWSACGGERLFIFTTNFVEKLDPALIRKGRMDKHIELSYCSFEAFKVLAKNYLDLEKHPMFDTIQRLIGETKITPADVAENLMPKSSSDDADKCLLKLIQALEQAKEEAAKKKDEEEKLEE, from the coding sequence atgTTGCCAACGACTGTGAGTGAGTTGTGGGCATCTGTGATCTCTGCCCTGGGCAGCATCGTGCTTTTGTGGACACTCTATCCACAATATTTTCCTAAAGAGCTTCGACGATACTTCAATAAATATACAAGCATAATCATCAACTACTTCAATCCCTACATAAATATTTCGTTCTCTGAGGCCTCAGAAGATCGGTTCAAGCGTAGCGATGCCTATTTAACTGTTGAGACTTACCTCAGCGCCAAAGCTCCCAAGACAGCTAAACGACTCAAAGCAGAGTTGGGTAAAGATAACAGCAAAGTGGTTTTGAGTCTGGATGTGCATCAAACCGTGGCGGATGAGTTTCGTGGGGTTAAGATTTGGTGGGAGGTAAAACAAGAAGTCAAAACATCAAGATCCTTCTATAATCCTCGCCAGGAGACCACGATGTCGTACATGCTCACGTTTCATAAGAGATATCGTGACCTAATCATTGAGTCATATTTGGAGCATGTTATGAAGGAAGGGAAGGAAATTGGTGTGAGGAATCGGCAGAGGAAGCTCTACACGAATTGTTCTAATGAAAAGTCGCCATGGTACATGATGAAGCGAAGCATGTGGAGTAGCATCTTTTTCGAGCATCCAGCTAGCTTTGAAAGAATCGGTATGGATCCAGAGACGAAGCAGGAGATTGTTGACGACCTGTGGACTTTCAGCAAGAGTAAGAACTATTATGAAAAGATTGGGAAGCCATGGAAGAGGGGTTATCTTCTCTATGGCCCTCCTGGGACAGGGAAGTCAACGATGATTGCAGCAATAGCAAACCTGTTGGACTATGATGTCTATGATCTTGAGCTCACAGCAGTGAAGGATAATACGGAGCTGCGAAAGCTTTTGATCGAGACTACTGCTAAGTCAATCATCGTGATCGAGGACATCGACTGCTCACTTGATCTTACTGgtcaaagaaagaagaaaacaaagaaatcttcagatgatgatgatgagaacGAAATTCCCGAGAAAGGTGCCAAGGAAGAGGAGAAAAGTAATAAGGTCACACTTTCTGGGCTGTTGAATGTTATCGATGGACTGTGGTCTGCTTGTGGGGGAGAGAGGCTGTTTATTTTTACTACAAATTTTGTGGAGAAGCTGGATCCTGCACTCATAAGGAAAGGTAGAATGGACAAGCATATTGAGCTCTCTTACTGCAGTTTTGAGGCATTCAAGGTGCTCGCAAAGAATTACCTGGATCTTGAAAAGCATCCAATGTTTGACACAATACAGAGGTTGATCGGGGAGACGAAGATCACACCTGCTGATGTTGCAGAGAACCTTATGCCAAAGTCGTCATCAGATGATGCAGATAAATGCCTATTGAAGTTGATACAGGCTCTAGAGCAAGCAAAGGAAGAAGCagcaaagaagaaagatgaagaagagaaaCTGGAAGAGTAA
- the LOC121233932 gene encoding AAA-ATPase At3g28580-like, translating to MLATPMTLLWASLTSSVTSILLLWPIFERSCPDGLRRYFDKYTSIITGYFNPYIDISFSDVSEVWFKRSDAYLTVETYLSNKAPKSAKRLKAELGKESSKVVLSLDVNQRVVDEFRGVKIWWTSNKDVNRSRFSNSPDETTMSYMLTFHKRYRDLMVDSYLEHVMKEGKEIGVRNRQRKLYTNCPNDKLPWYMNRSLWSSIFFEHPANFERIGLDPETKQDIVDDLLTFSKSKNYYEKIGKPWKRGYLLYGPPGTGKSTMIAAIANLLEYDVYDLELTAVKDNTELRKLMIETTAKSIIVIEDIDCSLDLTGQRKKKTKKSSDDDDENEIPKKGAKEEEKSNKVTLSGLLNVIDGLWSACGGERLIIFTTNFVEKLDPALIRKGRMDKHIELSYCSFEAFKVLAKNYLDLEKHPMFDTIQRLIGETKIIPADVAENLMPKSSKDDADKCLSKLIKALEQAKEEAAKKKDEEKLKEEEAAKKKDAGELKGLNVKEEAQKKENDEVKVKEEDQAAKGKDEDVKVE from the coding sequence ATGTTGGCAACACCTATGACTCTGTTGTGGGCATCACTGACCTCTTCCGTAACCAGCATCCTGCTTCTGTGGCCAATCTTTGAACGATCTTGTCCTGATGGCCTTCGACGATACTTTGATAAATATACAAGCATAATCACCGGCTACTTCAATCCCTACATTGATATTTCGTTCTCTGATGTCTCTGAAGTTTGGTTCAAGCGTAGCGATGCCTATTTAACTGTTGAGACTTACCTCAGCAACAAGGCTCCCAAGAGCGCTAAACGACTCAAAGCTGAGTTGGGAAAAGAAAGTAGCAAAGTGGTTTTGAGTCTGGATGTGAATCAGAGAGTGGTGGATGAGTTTCGAGGTGTCAAAATTTGGTGGACGTCAAACAAAGATGTCAACAGATCAAGATTCTCCAATTCTCCCGACGAGACCACGATGTCGTACATGCTCACGTTTCATAAGAGATACCGTGACCTAATGGTTGACTCATATTTGGAGCATGTTATGAAGGAAGGGAAGGAAATTGGTGTGAGGAATCGGCAGAGGAAGCTCTACACGAATTGTCCTAATGACAAGTTGCCATGGTACATGAATCGAAGCCTGTGGAGTAGCATCTTTTTCGAGCATCCAGCTAACTTTGAAAGAATCGGTTTGGATCCAGAGACAAAGCAGGATATTGTTGACGACCTGTTGACTTTCAGCAAGAGTAAGAACTATTATGAAAAGATTGGGAAGCCATGGAAGAGGGGTTATCTTCTCTATGGCCCTCCTGGGACAGGGAAGTCAACGATGATTGCAGCAATAGCAAACCTGTTGGAGTATGATGTCTATGATCTTGAGCTCACAGCAGTGAAGGATAACACGGAGCTGCGAAAGCTTATGATCGAGACTACTGCTAAGTCCATCATCGTGATCGAGGACATCGACTGCTCACTTGATCTTACTGgtcaaagaaagaagaaaacaaagaaatcttcagatgatgatgatgagaacGAAATTCCCAAGAAAGGTGCCAAGGAAGAGGAGAAAAGTAATAAGGTCACACTTTCTGGGCTGTTGAATGTTATTGATGGACTGTGGTCGGCTTGTGGGGGAGAGAGGCTGATTATTTTTACTACAAATTTTGTGGAGAAGCTGGATCCTGCACTCATAAGGAAAGGTAGAATGGACAAGCATATTGAGCTCTCTTACTGCAGTTTTGAGGCATTCAAGGTGCTCGCAAAGAATTACCTGGATCTTGAAAAGCATCCGATGTTTGACACAATACAGAGGTTGATCGGGGAGACGAAGATCATACCTGCTGATGTTGCAGAGAACCTTATGCCAAAGTCGTCAAAAGATGATGCAGATAAATGCCTATCGAAGTTGATAAAGGCTCTAGAGCAAGCAAAGGAAGAAGCagcaaagaagaaagatgaagagaaaCTGAAAGAGGAAGAAGCGGCAAAGAAGAAAGATGCAGGAGAATTGAAAGGACTGAATGTGAAAGAAGAAGCccagaagaaagaaaatgatgaggTGAAAGTGAAAGAGGAAGATCAAGCAGCAAAGGGGAAAGATGAAGATGTGAAAGTGGAATAG